The following proteins come from a genomic window of Aspergillus oryzae RIB40 DNA, chromosome 4:
- a CDS encoding protein kinase PKP2 (dehydrogenase kinase), with protein MSCHWWVERDIRPISLRQLTFFGRTLTESRLISSANYVRTELPTRLAHRLRDIQRLPYVVVANPHLSLVYELYYKAFERFRTIPEIKTLDDNDKFCDILRKTLQEHLVVIPRLAMGVLECRALLPADVLDQFMNTLLRARISRRVIAEQHLALTETFNSPWHFPGSQDRTDVNADYVGEVFLKCNAKEVIERCGKLAQDMMRQASGTDKIPEISVQGHLDATFPYMLSHLEYIIGELLRNSIQAVSEKYNGLPEKPPPIEVLICEAPQHVIMRISDQGGGIPREVLPYLWSFNKGPHSKARLQNLEQVPAMAATMQELTVPKERKRADKETFRESSLDTLTSRPPNLRLGMGLPMSRVYAEYWAGSLELHSLEGYGVDAFLQISKLGNKNEQVTTRASIDAV; from the exons ATGTCATGCCACTG GTGGGTCGAACGCGACATCCGACCTATAAGTTTACGGCAATTGACCTTTTTTGGGCGGACTTTAACAGAATCTCGACTTATCAGTTCGGCTAATTATGTGCGAACGGAGCTTCCAACTAG GCTTGCCCATCGCCTGCGAGATATTCAAAGACTGCCATACGTTGTCGTAGCAAACCCTCATCTGTCTCTCGTATATGAGCTCTACTATAAAGCCTTTGAACGATTTCGAACGATTCCGGAGATTAAAACACTCGATGACAACGATAAGTTTTGCGATATCCTACGAAAGACACTGCAGGAACACCTCGTGGTCATTCCAAGGTTGGCAATGGGTGTTTTGGAGTGCCGTGCTTTGCTACCGGCGGACGTGCTGGATCAATTTATGAACACTTTGCTTCGCGCG AGAATCTCCCGCCGAGTCATAGCGGAGCAACACCTGGCGTTAACGGAAACTTTCAACTCCCCTTGGCACTTTCCTGGCTCCCAGGATCGCACGGATGTTAATGCGGACTACGTTGGGGAAGTCTTCCTGAAGTGCAACGCAAAGGAGGTTATCGAGCGCTGTGGCAAACTTGCGCAAGATATGATGCGTCAGGCATCAGGAACCGATAAAATTCCGGAAATTTCCGTGCAGGGGCACCTAGACGCTACTTTTCCGTACATGCTAAGCCACCTGGAATATATCATTGGGGAGCTTCTACGAAACTCTATTCAGGCTGTCAGTGAAAAATATAATGGCTTGCCTGAGAAGCCACCGCCTATTGAGGTACTCATATGCGAAGCACCACAGCATGTTATCATGCGGATATCTGACCAGGGAGGAGGTATACCTCGCGAGGTTCTACCGTACTTGTGGTCCTTTAACAAAGGTCCGCACAGTAAAGCACGGCTTCAAAATCTGGAGCAGGTTCCGGCAATGGCAGCCACAATGCAGGAGCTGACAGTaccgaaggaaaggaagcgGGCTGACAAGGAAACATTCCGAGAGAGCTCGCTTGACACACTTACCTCACGGCCACCAAACCTCCGCCTGGGCATGGGACTTCCTATGAGCCGAGTGTATGCGGAATATTGGGCAGGCAGTCTTGAATTGCATAGCTTGGAAGGGTATGGCGTGGATGCATTCCTGCAAATATCCAAGCTTGGCAACAAGAACGAGCAAGTCACCACAAGGGCATCGATCGACGCAGTGTGA